DNA sequence from the Bacillota bacterium genome:
TCATCAAGTAATCTTTTAGATAAATGAAACCCTATAAAACCCGCAGCCCCTGTTATAAAATATATTTTGTTTTTATCTAGCCCTTTAAAGTCACTTTTCATCTTACAACCTCCAGTATAGATAGTTCAATTCTTCCGCTTCTTTGCGGCTGAAAATACCTTTGATATCAATTAGAACATATTTCATGCTAAAGTTATTCTCTTCCATTTCTCTTGCAGCAGCAATTTCTTCAAAAGCATCTATAGTTTGTTCTTCATAATCTTTATATAAATTCTTTAAGTTTTCTAACTTAATAATTTTAAATTCGTCATGGGCAACTGCAAATACTATTGCATCCAAGTTGCTTAAATCTTGCATTTTACTCAAACAGATATTATACTGTTCTCTTACCTCAATGGCATCTGCAATTGGATCTACTACCATCATTTCTATTCCATATTCTTCTAGTTCTTTTATAATATCTATTACTTTTGAATTTCTTACATCAGGGCAATTCTCTTTAAATGTTATCCCCATTATAGCCACTCTGGAACCTTTAATCTGCTTGTCCGCCTTAATAAGACATTTAACCGTATTTTCGGCTACATATTTAGCCATATAATCATTTATTTTTCGTCCGGCAAGTATTATCTGTGAATGATATCCTATTTGTTCGGCTTTATAAGTAAGGTAATACGGATCTACTCCTATGCAATGTCCACCTACCAATCCAGGATAAAACCTCATAAAATTCCATTTTGTGCTGGCCGTTTCAAGTACTGCTTTTGTATCAATACCTAATTTATTAAATATAATTGATAGCTCATTCATAAAAGCAATATTTATATCTCTTTGTGAATTTTCAATGACCTTTGCCGCCTCAGCTACTTTTATGCTTTCCGCCCTGTATACTCCAGCTTCAGCTACCAGTTCATATACTTTTGCTATTATATCAAGTGATTCTTCATCCAT
Encoded proteins:
- a CDS encoding nucleotide sugar dehydrogenase, producing MHLYDSLKNKREKLSIIGLGYVGLPLAIAFAKKVDVIGFDINEEKIQKYKQGIDVTNEIGNESLKHTTVLFTSDEKKLGEARFHIIAVPTPINTDKTPNLNPLIKASEIVGRNLKRGSVVVYESTVYPGITEEICVPILERESKYKCGLDFKVGYSPERINPGDKVHRLETIVKVVSGMDEESLDIIAKVYELVAEAGVYRAESIKVAEAAKVIENSQRDINIAFMNELSIIFNKLGIDTKAVLETASTKWNFMRFYPGLVGGHCIGVDPYYLTYKAEQIGYHSQIILAGRKINDYMAKYVAENTVKCLIKADKQIKGSRVAIMGITFKENCPDVRNSKVIDIIKELEEYGIEMMVVDPIADAIEVREQYNICLSKMQDLSNLDAIVFAVAHDEFKIIKLENLKNLYKDYEEQTIDAFEEIAAAREMEENNFSMKYVLIDIKGIFSRKEAEELNYLYWRL